The genomic interval GCCGGATAAGCTGCTTTGAACCAAAACTCTTCATTCAGCTGTTCGTACAGTGATCGGTTGTAGTCTTGCaggaacaattttttttttcttccttgcaGTTCCAGGAAACACAGACGTGCTTGTCCACGTGACAGCCACTGCACCTCTGTGTGCAGCTGCAGTGTCTGAGGTGCTTCGTCCTCGCACAGTTGGGCAAAAAATGATCTAATGTGATAAAATTTAACCTTTGTGAGAATGGTAGTAAGTTTGGTACTAAGGTCTTCTGAAAGTTTTTTAATCCTGCCAAAGCTTGACGATGTGGGAAAATCCTTACTTTGACATTTCTCAGACACGTTTTCTATATACAAGTTCTTACTGACAGGGTGAGACTTCAGCATCTCAAAAACACACGGCACAGCCACTTAACGGTATTATCATTGACTGTATGCAGCcagcagcacagaaacacaccatGATCCTTTACTGCTGGCTGCATACCAACCACATGTCACCAACAGCACGTGTAGTACTGTTGGTGACCTGtgttttttaagagttttaatTCTTGGAATGAACTTGTTTTgggcaattatttatttttataaatacaagCAGTACAATTGCATTTTCACCATTTTACTAATTCTAAGCAAACAAGGTTTTCTGCCCCCATTGTGCCCCAAACCCCCTTTAGGTTGGGAATCAATGGcctaaaagatttttttttaaaagggggcCTTTGCATCAACTTCCTGTGGTTGGAGGCCAGATCTGCTGTCTTCCAGAACTCTTGAGGCCCATTCAAAATGATTTGGAAGGCCACGAACGTCACTTGTGTGCACTTTTGACACCCCTCACTTTAACCTAAACTACATTAAGCCTTCAAATTATATGCGTTCAGTATCTTAAACACACTTGTGAACTTGAAGAGAACTTGAACAGGTTTCACGCAGTGCATTTGTATAATGGATaagaaaagttttttaaaatggaCGTCGGACTGGTGCTGGATATTCTAGGAGGGTTGAGACTCTGTAGCTATAAAttactacaaaaaaagaaactacataaagagcaatgtttttttgtgcagGGTTGTAGAGGAAGTTGTTTTGGAGAACACCGTGAATTATTGCAGACAAAGACTGTGTGCTGCTGCATGGGGAAAAGGCAATCAAAAAGGTTGTGAATAATCAGTTCTAACATCATCAACGGCTAGTGGAAAAGAACAGGCTTATTCTGATTGAACTGTATTCCTGagtaaacaacattttttaaatgtaaattactTAAATTAACTCGTTTGAACTGTTAACTCTGATTAATTGCTCCAAGCTTTGAAAAAGGAATACAAGGTTTGGTAAACCACATTCTGGGACACAATATGACTTTACCGATGCCTGCTGACATGTTTGAAGTGCCTTTAATGAGAAAATCTTTGGTTGTACAACGGCACATCCAAAATGAGACAATCTCTCTATTGAGACTTTCAGACCCACCTTGTTTCCCTAAACGGTGATGAGTACGAGCCATTTAGCATCACGGTGACGTTCCCACAAGCAGCATCTCCAAACTGCGgacaaaatgtaatttagaTTTACTCAACAAACCCTCTTCAAAGCCTTTTAGTAGcaccatttttaaaataacaccACTGTCTCTCTTTGCTTCTTCTTGTAGATGCTGTCACTTGGGAATAGTTAGCAATGGATCCAAAGAGATACTTGTTCATGATATTCTttattgttctctctctcttttgagGAACCCTGTGGGTGAAGGCAAAATACCAACAAGGTCTGTTTCATAACATCATTTTCCCTATAGTGGTATGTCCAAAACAAGTACTGTTGTTGTCATAATTTTGCCATTATTAAATAGATCATGACATTGCACAATAGgcaatttatttctaaataaaacaaaaaggggtAACTTTTTATAAACACCTTATACTTAAAACTGTCCACATATTTAAGGTATTCTGCATTTTTGAATCCTGCACATTTTCTTCTAAAACTATGTTCTCACTCTCAGATTTAAAtcagatcagtttatttatatagcgccacaGTGCaatgtcatctcagggcactttacagagtaaattcaatcaaatcatacagatctacggaaacccaacagattgtGTGGAGTCATTAACAGGAAGCTACCTCCAGcacaaccaggctcagtgtgaacggccatctgccccaaccgactgggggtttgacaagacacaaaaagagcacaACAGCGAAATACTAACTCCCGAAGTGGCTTCATCTAGAAGAGAGACGCAGCCAAATTACTATTCTTGACTCACCGCAGCCGAGGATCTTCTCCAAAAGAAGTCAACAGGGTATTTGTCACACGCTGTCCCATTTGGACAACCAGTGTTGTAAGTTTCTATAACAATAGCAAGGAAGCAATAGTAAGAACAGACATGAATCTGCAGAATTTATGTCAAAACAATCAACAATGTGGAGaagtagtaaaaaataaaataaaatacaaattaaatgcagttaatCATTTTTAGGTTCCCAAAGTACTCCAGTTGGTTGTccttaaaattatatatttttatcaaGATCTTTAgatcatgatttaaaaaaaaatcatataaattttatttcaaaactttGAGAACTTTTCAGGACCGAAGTGATACAAATTTAAGAGAGATGACGAATTAAAGCAAATAACTTTGGTAAGAAACGGGTTTAAAAGGTTAAGTGAGAAGTGTCACGAGATAGCACcattctgcatttttatttttggctggTCACCTGCTGTATAATTGCTGTCGCCTGCTGTGCAAACGGCCAGCGATGAGTTAGTGAGAGCAAGCAGAAGAGGCGACATTTTGGTGGCAATCGTGTTCAAACCTTAATTACTTTCATCTCCACTGTAGTGAAGACCCAACACACAGGACCCTGTTAAATCACTTGTTCTCCAAAAATTTTGATCAAATATTAAATTGGAGGggttttgatattttcaaagcagGCCGTGACCGACAAGGATGAGGATTTTTCTGGATTTGActgaaatcttgcttttatgACTATTTtacaaaagacaaatacaaCTGGGTTCAACCTACAGACAATGAAACAGCCTGGAGAATATAATCATTTTAAGGCTGCATCTCATGGCTGATCCAGATAAATGGCTGTTGTGCCAAGCGACAATGACAGAAGTTGAACATTGTTCAACTTTATTGTCCAGGTCCATGTccatctaaaataataaaattccaCTTATTTCTCATCCAAAGTCTGTACATTTAATGAGACAAAGTGTGAATACTTCAGTAAGACATTACATCTGCTGCAATAAAAGAGTATATAAAGTTTCAACAAAGGCATGTCAGTCCTAACTTTCAACTCAAGCGGTCAGGATTTACCACTTTTAATCATTTCACACATGAAAGTTAAAATGAGGGAATATTTTAGGCATAAAACCTATGGAAACATGTCATAACTTATAAAACAATCTGATAACGTGGAAGAACTTGCTCAACAGTTCCTCTGAAAGTCATTGTAGTACTCACAAAGGTTGCAAACGAAACTGACTCACTTCACAAGAAAATTACAAACATAACCGACTCTAGAATAATATATCTGTCACAGCTAGATTTAATCAGTGTTGTCAAAAAAGGGGAGTGACATTAGTTTTTTTGAAACCAGAGAAATAGCAGCAGACAAAACGCCTTCctctaaaatatatgaaacttCAGTTCTTCAGTCTTACCATTGCTGCCCTTCTTTCCACACCATTTTTGGTCATTCAGGACAGATCCCAACATGAAATCCTCCATAGTCTTAAAACAGTGGTTTTTCTTAGTGAAGTTGTGGGCCACGTAGTTTGCTCCGCTCCAAAACATCAACTgtccacaaacacaaacatctttACACTGTGTTGCAGTGGCATAACTCGGATCAAACGGAAGATACGTGATTTGATCCGTCTTACTGTGTTGCAGGGAGCTTTCAAGGGAACTAACAAAAAGAGGGGATCGTAGGCCTTTGGGAGAACTTCACAAGGATCTCGGTTAACAAAGGCTTGTTGAAACACATCCCATATGGTTTGACAGTTATACCTGGAAAGTTAAGGTCAGAGTTTATCTTTTAAATACCATGGAAACATATTTTTCAACATAGTTATTGTTTATCCAAAATCATAAGACCAAGTGAGACAACCCTAAAAATCACAGAATTGCTACTCGGCCACAAACACGAGGAATGAAAGCTGCAAGTCAATAagttgatgcaatctgctgggtttccttagatagaaaactttttgatcaGTCTGTGTGTATAATTTGATGTAATTGACTTAATAAAGTGCTTTGACCTGCACTGTGAACTGACGCTATATaagtaaaactgaattgaaacaaTCAAAAGCAGGGCTTTGGGTGGGCCGTTGTGCACCGTACACATCAGGGCTTGTAAATTTGCCACTCAGCGTACTGGGAGGTCTTCTGGCTCTCCCCAGCAGGTTTTACCTCCCTCTTACCTCAGCTTGTAGCCTATTTGttgataaaaataatacatattgttattatcatttttaaaatatccgTTTCAAAGAAACCCATTGTTTTGGCACACAATGTTCGCTGTGCATTGACGTGGATGAGAGGTTAAAGGCGGAGGAAAACGATTGTGGCTTTGGTCTTGACCTGGATCCAAGAAGGGCTCACAGAGAACACGAACTGGAGCAGTGTTGAATGATAACAGCAGCACTCTGAACAGTCCTTCGTTATATGAGAAACGAAGGACTTCGCAAGCAAGCATTTACGCATCCAAGGGGGAACCTGATGCTGCACAAACGCCCGATACTGTTGATTTTACCACAGAAAGAGAAATCAGGAATGATCTCTAAAAAGATGACCAGTGGACAGACTCTTGGTCCAAGGCTCAAGTGCAGGATGCTGCTGATGAGAGGACTTGTGAAGCACCGAACCAATCAGACATAGAATGAATCCATGACTAgctggagcttttttttaagtaagttgaaattttatttctaatgtaGGTCATCACTgttagttaatttttttatattaagacTACTGTTTTAAGAGTAATGATTAATACTTAAT from Fundulus heteroclitus isolate FHET01 chromosome 21, MU-UCD_Fhet_4.1, whole genome shotgun sequence carries:
- the LOC110367071 gene encoding ADP-ribosyl cyclase/cyclic ADP-ribose hydrolase 1; amino-acid sequence: MASGKVRGSEKRRSSITAVPVLIISIILGVTLIWNKDEFKQTFIQRCQKFSGYNCQTIWDVFQQAFVNRDPCEVLPKAYDPLFLLVPLKAPCNTLMFWSGANYVAHNFTKKNHCFKTMEDFMLGSVLNDQKWCGKKGSNETYNTGCPNGTACDKYPVDFFWRRSSAAFGDAACGNVTVMLNGSYSSPFRETSVFATVELKRFEFPRVKHLTAVLVIQENSDTDCSNDSLKKLEKELRDKGIGYRCSAVTQSHLEKCASDPDKPCGACWSQ